The Triticum aestivum cultivar Chinese Spring chromosome 3A, IWGSC CS RefSeq v2.1, whole genome shotgun sequence genome includes a region encoding these proteins:
- the LOC123060769 gene encoding reticulon-like protein B1: MAEQPHAEDAGHKPETLMEKIADKLHVGGGDHSSSSSDSDKEEQPRPSAPPAPAPAPAPAPAASEVTTASFAASATAAAADAKNKMFRLFGREQPIHKVLGGGKPADVFMWRNKHISAGVLGGATAIWILFELLGYHLLAFLGHALIFSLGVLFLWSNASSFINKSPPRIPEVIIPEDLVVNIALSTRHEINRAFANLRQIALGRDIKKFLIVIAGLWLLSILGSCCNFLTLFYIVFVVLHTVPVIYEKYEDQIDTYGEKGWIEVKKQYAVFDAKVLSKVPRGPLKDKKN; encoded by the exons ATGGCGGAGCAGCCGCACGCCGAGGACGCGGGCCACAAGCCGGAGACCCTGATGGAGAAGATCGCCGACAAGCTCCACGTCGGCGGCGGCGaccactcctcctcgtcctccgactcCGACAAGGAGGAGCAGCCGCGCCCCTCGGCTccgcccgcccccgcccccgcccccgcccccgccccggccgcctccgaggtcaccaccgcctccttcgccgcctccgccaccgcggcGGCGGCCGACGCCAAGAACAAGATGTTCCGCCTCTTCGGCCGCGAGCAGCCCATCCACAAGGTCCTCGGCGGAGGCAAAC CTGCTGACGTGTTTATGTGGAGGAACAAGCACATCTCTGCTGGAGTACTAGGTGGTGCAACTGCAATCTGGATCCTTTTTGAATTGCTTGGCTACCATCTTCTGGCTTTCCTTGGCCATGCTCTCATATTCTCTCTGGGTGTTCTCTTTCTATGGTCTAATGCCTCATCATTCATTAACAA GTCTCCCCCAAGGATTCCCGAGGTGATCATTCCTGAAGATCTGGTTGTCAACATTGCACTATCTACACGTCATGAGATCAACAGAGCCTTCGCAAACCTTCGTCAGATTGCTCTTGGCCGCGACATAAAGAAGTTCCTTATT GTGATTGCTGGTCTATGGCTGCTTTCCATTCTTGGTAGTTGCTGCAACTTCTTGACGCTGTTCTACATTG TTTTTGTGGTTCTGCACACAGTGCCAGTAATCTACGAGAAGTATGAAGATCAGATTGATACCTATGGCGAGAAGGGGTGGATTGAGGTTAAGAAACAGTATGCTGTGTTTGATGCCAAGGTTTTGAGCAAAGTGCCGAGGGGCCCcttgaaagacaagaagaactag